A portion of the Naumovozyma castellii chromosome 2, complete genome genome contains these proteins:
- the ELP3 gene encoding Elongator subunit ELP3 (ancestral locus Anc_8.563), whose translation MGRHGKGPKTNKQNLAPEKERFIQCCSDITLELTNSLTSNTTREINLNGLITKYSKKYKLKQQPRLTDIINSIPDQYKKYLLPKLKAKPVRTASGIAVVAVMCKPHRCPHIAYTGNICVYCPGGPDSDFEYSTQSYTGYEPTSMRAIRARYDPYEQARGRVEQLKQLGHSIDKVEYIVMGGTFMSLPNDYREDFITKLHNALSGFNGNDLDEAIKYSQQSLTKCVGITIETRPDYCTETHLDDMLRYGCTRLEIGVQSLYEDVARDTNRGHTVKAVSEIFALSKDAGYKVVAHMMPDLPNVGMERDIEQFKEYFENPGFRTDGLKIYPTLVIRGTGLYELWKSGKYKSYNANALVDLVARIMALVPPWTRIYRVQRDIPMPLVTSGVDNGNLRELALARMKDLGISCRDIRTREVGIQEVHHKVQPDQVELIRRDYYANGGWETFLSYEDPKKDILIGLLRLRKATKKYTYRKEFTSQRTSIVRELHVYGSVVPLHSRDPRKFQHQGFGTLLMEEAERIAREEHGSEKIAVISGVGVRNYYAKLGYELDGPYMSKIITPAF comes from the coding sequence ATGGGTCGTCACGGTAAGGGTCCCAAGACCAATAAGCAAAATTTAGCTCCAGAAAAGGAACGTTTTATCCAATGTTGTTCCGACATCACATTGGAATTGACTAACTCTTTAACTTCCAACACAACGAGAGAAATCAACTTAAATGGTCTGATTACTAAATACTCCAAGAAATATAAGTTGAAACAACAGCCAAGGCTTACGGATATTATCAACTCTATTCCGGACCAATACAAGAAATACTTACTTCCTAAATTGAAGGCCAAACCAGTGCGTACTGCATCTGGTATCGCTGTTGTTGCCGTGATGTGTAAACCACATCGTTGTCCTCATATTGCATACACAGGTAACATTTGTGTCTATTGTCCTGGTGGCCCAGATtctgattttgaatattcaaCCCAATCATATACAGGTTATGAACCAACGTCCATGCGTGCCATTAGGGCTCGTTACGATCCATATGAACAAGCAAGAGGTAGAGTagaacaattgaaacaattgggTCATTCCATTGATAAGGTTGAATATATTGTCATGGGTGGTACGTTTATGTCTTTACCTAATGATTATAGAGAAGATTTTATTACTAAATTGCATAACGCTTTATCTGGGTTTAATGGGAATGATCTTGATGAAGCCATTAAATATTCACAACAAAGTTTGACTAAATGTGTAGGTATCACTATTGAGACGAGACCTGATTATTGTACTGAGACTCATTTGGATGATATGTTGAGATATGGTTGTACTAGATTGGAAATCGGTGTCCAATCACTATACGAAGATGTCGCTAGAGACACGAATAGAGGACATACCGTGAAGGCTGTCTCTGAAATTTTTGCATTATCTAAGGATGCTGGTTACAAAGTTGTTGCTCACATGATGCCCGATTTACCTAACGTTGGGATGGAAAGAgatattgaacaatttaaagaatattttgaaaatccaGGGTTTAGAACTGATGGTTTGAAAATCTATCCTACTTTGGTTATTAGAGGTACTGGGTTATATGAACTTTGGAAATCAGGTAAATATAAATCTTATAATGCTAATGCCTTAGTCGATTTGGTGGCCAGAATTATGGCTTTAGTGCCACCTTGGACAAGAATTTATCGTGTTCAAAGAGATATTCCAATGCCGTTAGTCACCTCTGGTGTGGACAATGGTAATTTAAGAGAACTAGCATTGGCTAGAATGAAAGATCTTGGTATTTCATGTAGAGATATACGTACAAGGGAAGTGGGTATTCAAGAAGTCCATCATAAAGTTCAACCTGATCAAGTGGAGTTAATTAGAAGAGATTACTATGCTAATGGTGGTTGGGAAACTTTCTTGTCATATGAAGATccaaagaaagatattCTTATTGGGTTATTGAGATTGAGAAAGGCCACTAAGAAATATACATATAGAAAGGAATTCACGTCCCAAAGAACATCTATTGTCAGAGAACTGCACGTTTATGGTTCTGTAGTTCCGTTACATTCCAGAGATCCACGTAAGTTTCAACATCAAGGTTTTGGTACGCTGCTAATGGAAGAAGCTGAGCGGATTGCCCGTGAAGAGCATGGTTCCGAGAAGATTGCTGTTATCTCCGGTGTTGGTGtgagaaattattatgCCAAATTGGGTTATGAATTGGATGGACCATATATGTCTAAGATAATAACTCCTGCATTTTAA
- the DTR1 gene encoding Dtr1p (ancestral locus Anc_8.570): MVPTNSSHAQNSSSSSETNLARFVSLQDVSISSKPDEILNFEDEDKQESNQEVTAVIPYTLFSTGQIYVIMFIITFIGFLGPLSGNIYIPALPTLQKDFNVSSTVINATVSVFMAVFAVGPLFWGLFADVGGRKVLYICSILLMVIVNILLASIPAHISSLFVLRIVQAFGSSSVITLGAGTVTDITPPKQRGRAIGYFMIGPNMGPVLAPIIAGLILMKGNYWRWLFGLTGIMGGVGLLLIVAFLPETLRCIVGNADPGWDERRLKLRRDDDIEFSRPIRKTPRWTFFTDLGIQKPRNTTTEFKELYPKPPRPNVHFYWDMLKFPPVVIASVSTALLFSNYYALSVSLSHFLERDYKLSMLKIGLSYVCPGVCMIFGSQLGGHLSDHLRARWIKTHEGQSFPLESRLVLHICGILINTAGCIGYGWAIQKHFHLAIVLLFSGLMAFGLTWCSNTTMTYLSELMTTKTAGAIALSSFFRNVGAAISSSIILILCKHMGIGWCFTGLGLCNIISLVLIGTLLKYGNKWKMP, encoded by the coding sequence atggTTCCTACAAATTCATCGCATGCACAAAATAGTTCCAGTTCTAGTGAAACTAACCTTGCCCgttttgtttctttgcAAGATGTTAGTATTTCCTCAAAACCAGATGAAAttctaaattttgaagaCGAAGATAAACAAGAATCGAATCAAGAAGTTACAGCTGTTATCCCATATACTTTATTTTCGACAGGTCAAATCTACGTGATAATGTTCATTATCACATTCATAGGGTTTTTGGGTCCTCTTTCAggtaatatatatatccCTGCATTACCAACATTGCAAAAAGATTTCAATGTAAGTAGCACTGTGATAAATGCAACAGTTTCTGTTTTTATGGCTGTATTTGCTGTAGGCCCATTATTCTGGGGCTTATTTGCTGATGTAGGTGGCCGAAAAGTTCTTTACATATGTTCAATCCTTTTAATGGTTATCGTTAATATTCTTTTGGCTTCCATTCCTGCACATATTTCTTCCCTGTTTGTTCTTAGAATTGTACAGGCGTTTGGTTCTAGTTCAGTAATTACTCTAGGTGCAGGAACTGTAACAGATATAACTCCACCAAAACAAAGAGGTAGAGCAATCGGATATTTTATGATTGGTCCTAATATGGGTCCAGTTTTGGCACCTATCATTGCTGGGttaatattgatgaagGGTAATTATTGGAGATGGTTATTTGGTCTCACTGGAATTATGGGAGGTGTTGGACTATTACTCATTGTCGCATTTCTTCCAGAAACATTAAGATGTATTGTTGGGAATGCAGACCCAGGTTGGGATGAAAGACGGTTGAAGCTCAGGAGGGACGACgatattgaattttccaGACCCATTAGGAAGACCCCTAGATGGACCTTTTTCACAGACCTAGGAATACAAAAACCCCGTAACACCACTACCgaattcaaagaattataCCCAAAGCCACCTAGACCAAACGTACATTTTTATTGGGACATGTTAAAGTTCCCTCCTGTTGTGATTGCGTCAGTTAGTACAGCGTtgttattttccaattattACGCGCTTAGTGTGTCACTTTCAcattttcttgaaaggGACTATAAGCTGTCAATGTTGAAAATCGGTCTTTCCTATGTATGTCCCGGAGTTTGTATGATCTTTGGATCTCAACTTGGAGGACATCTATCTGATCATCTAAGAGCAAGATGGATAAAAACACATGAAGGTCAAAGTTTTCCATTGGAATCTCGGTTAGTCTTACATATATGTGGAATACTGATAAATACTGCGGGATGTATTGGATATGGATGGGCAATTCAAAAACATTTTCACTTAGCAATTGTTTTGCTCTTTTCGGGATTGATGGCGTTTGGTTTAACATGGTGTAGCAATACGACAATGACCTATCTTTCAGAATTAATGACGACAAAGACCGCTGGGGCCATTGCCTTAAGTAGTTTCTTTAGAAATGTCGGAGCAGCAATAAGCTCCTCGattattcttattttaTGCAAACATATGGGAATAGGTTGGTGCTTCACTGGACTCGGACTCTGCAATATAATATCTTTGGTTTTAATTGGAACTTTGCTCAAATACGGaaacaaatggaaaatgCCATAG
- the NCAS0B02040 gene encoding ceramidase (ancestral locus Anc_8.564): MGLLSWPYPEESTGYWGETTSTIDWCEQNYVVSPYIAEWANTISNISYLIAALYSTRSTYRNGLELRFYLIGAGYALVGVGSSLFHMTLQYRFQLLDELPMIYAMSIPVWSLICETLDEFGTGRENEKIRERKKFKDEIYTGSIIFAIISIVSWVYLMWRNTNVHEVLFGILVVTVAFTAGLLTYRHVLSYETKRNLYSSMGIGVVFFLSGFVSWKLDIRYCSFWIGFRRNVLELPLGIFFELHGWWHMLTGIGIYYYIVYLQYLRVITLGIENEHVFIWRWKLLPELIPKGMAVGTKYSLKLFGPIEKQNIPTTESRKTK; the protein is encoded by the coding sequence ATGGGACTTTTATCTTGGCCGTACCCGGAGGAATCCACTGGATATTGGGGGGAAACAACATCCACTATCGATTGGTGTGAACAAAACTACGTCGTGTCCCCTTACATTGCAGAATGGGCAAATACAATCTCAAACATCTCTTATCTAATTGCTGCACTATACTCCACTAGATCTACATATCGTAATGGATTGGAGCTAAGATTCTATTTAATTGGTGCTGGTTATGCACTTGTCGGTGTGGGGTCCTCGCTATTCCATATGACGTTACAATACAGATTCCAATTGCTAGATGAATTACCCATGATTTACGCAATGAGTATCCCCGTTTGGAGCCTTATTTGCGAAACATTGGACGAATTTGGTACCGGTagagaaaatgaaaagattagggaaaggaaaaaattcaaagatgaaatttaCACAGGTAGTATCATCTTTGCCATCATTTCAATCGTCAGCTGGGTCTATCTGATGTGGAGAAACACAAACGTTCATGAGGTCCTGTTTGGTATCCTAGTGGTCACGGTCGCCTTTACAGCGGGACTATTAACATACAGACACGTCCTTTCGTACGAAActaaaagaaatttatattcatcaatggGAATAGGTGTTGTGTTTTTCCTCTCTGGATTTGTATCTTGGAAATTGGATATCCGTTATTGTTCATTTTGGATCGGGTTTAGAAGAAATGTACTGGAGTTACCATTGGGAATTTTTTTCGAATTACATGGTTGGTGGCACATGTTGACTGGGATCggtatatattattatatcgTGTATTTACAATATCTCAGAGTGATAACTTTAggtattgaaaatgaacatGTTTTTATTTGGAGATGGAAACTGCTACCTGAATTAATCCCTAAAGGTATGGCTGTAggaacaaaatattcattgaaactttttGGACCCATCGAAAAACAGAATATTCCAACAACCGAATCTCGAAAGACAAAATGA
- the NCAS0B02030 gene encoding uncharacterized protein (ancestral locus Anc_8.566) produces MGRRKIEIKPIAEEKNRSVTFAKRKAGLFKKAHELAVLCKVEVALIVLGSNNAYYEYSSMDLDEFLKCYLRNKESEHYVQHPTEYELKRKRSWGDFTEDNKPILTNDPNRDGMISNHSPYNTNAARPLVVNSQEQLRAEGLRTGTVYRYPPGMNVGSVHGTGEVIMTQPFPTPQVVDNLDTQMDSIKRQRLQTTMYSGSPQFQNMPIATGSIRPEELPYFRPAAMNPTNYNIPPNVMGMTFPNALNNQGIAEPPNQQSLMMPAPGAYASAVDPNTVRQDVRPLLKLQLPDIQSQNGYRMFPSPISQIPNTNPPSLTSSRSGPMPGVLSASSSMNSIFPLSTAISNRDNVTNESMKPFDNQQQFPSIRQQKLHITGELPQPTVIGCFEKSKLQNMRFNQPVTIPESPPGDTLVQLPSLPTSATGKQLIIDPPDTTDSSGGPLQSLNENAAKVVRPSIESETSNKDGRPTQHDSSSSNITPSTSRSGADDNDARDEIQIEPSLPRVKANHRPLSK; encoded by the coding sequence ATGGGTAGACGTAAAATTGAGATTAAGCCAATAGCTGAAGAGAAAAACAGATCAGTGACTTTCGCCAAGCGGAAAGCTGGCCTCTTTAAGAAAGCTCACGAACTGGCTGTCTTGTGTAAGGTCGAAGTGGCACTGATAGTCTTAGGTTCAAATAACGCATATTATGAGTATTCTTCCATGGACTTGGatgaattcttgaaatgttacttaagaaataaagaatcGGAACATTACGTTCAACATCCAACGGAGTATGAACTTAAAAGGAAAAGGTCCTGGGGTGATTTCACTGAGGACAACAAACCTATTTTAACCAATGACCCCAATAGAGACGGGATGATAAGTAATCACAGCCCATACAACACTAATGCAGCGCGACCTTTAGTCGTGAATAGTCAGGAACAACTTCGAGCAGAGGGGTTAAGAACTGGGACTGTATACCGGTACCCTCCAGGAATGAATGTAGGTTCAGTACATGGAACGGGTGAGGTCATAATGACACAACCATTTCCAACACCTCAAGTGGTCGACAATTTAGACACTCAAATGGACTCCATTAAGAGACAAAGGTTACAAACAACAATGTATTCTGGTAGCCCGCAATTCCAGAATATGCCAATTGCAACTGGATCCATTAGACCCGAAGAACTTCCTTATTTTAGACCCGCTGCAATGAACCCTACTAACTATAATATACCGCCTAACGTGATGGGAATGACTTTCCCAAATGCATTAAATAATCAAGGTATTGCAGAACCTCCAAACCAACAGTCCTTAATGATGCCCGCTCCAGGTGCCTATGCATCGGCAGTAGACCCAAACACGGTAAGGCAAGATGTTAGACCccttttgaaattacaattaCCTGACATTCAATCTCAAAATGGGTACCGAATGTTTCCTTCTCCAATATCTCAAATCCCAAACACAAACCCACCCTCACTCACATCATCCCGTTCTGGTCCAATGCCAGGTGTACTATCAGCCTCATCCTCCATGAATAGTATATTTCCTCTATCGACAGCTATATCTAATAGGGACAATGTAACCAATGAGAGTATGAAACCTTTTGACAATCAACAACAGTTCCCCTCCATAAGACAACAAAAGCTTCATATTACCGGAGAACTACCGCAACCAACGGTAATAGGTTGTTTCGAAAAGTCgaaacttcaaaatatgCGTTTCAATCAACCTGTAACTATTCCAGAGTCACCTCCGGGCGATACTCTGGTTCAATTACCATCTCTGCCAACTTCCGCAACAGGAAAACAGTTAATCATTGACCCTCCTGATACAACTGATTCATCTGGAGGTCCTTTGCAATCCTTGAATGAGAACGCTGCAAAGGTTGTTCGGCCCTCAATTGAATCCGAAACTAGCAATAAAGATGGAAGACCTACCCAACATGACAGTTCGTCCTCTAATATCACACCAAGTACATCCAGATCAGGTGCTGATGACAATGATGCGCGAGACGAAATCCAAATAGAACCTAGTTTACCTCGAGTGAAGGCAAATCACCGACCACTTTCAAAGTAG
- the NCAS0B02020 gene encoding 40S ribosomal protein eS6 (ancestral locus Anc_8.567) encodes MKQGVLLPTRVKLLLAKGTSCYRPRRNGERKRKSVRGSIVGPDLAVLALIITKKGEQEFEGVTDATVPKRLGPKRANNIRKFFGLTKEDDVRDFVIRREVTKGEKTYTKAPKIQRLVTPQRLQRKRHQKALKVRNAQAQREAAAEYAQLLAKRLAERKAEKAEVRKRRASSLKA; translated from the coding sequence ATGAAGCAAGGTGTCTTGTTGCCAACCAGAGTTAAGTTGTTGTTGGCCAAGGGTACTTCTTGTTACAGACCAAGACGTAACGGtgaaagaaagagaaagtCCGTTAGAGGTTCCATTGTTGGTCCAGATTTGGCTGTTTTGGCTTTGATTATCACCAAGAAGGGTGAACAAGAATTCGAAGGTGTTACTGATGCTACTGTTCCAAAGAGATTAGGTCCAAAGAGAGCTAACAACATCAGAAAGTTCTTCGGTTTGACCAAGGAAGATGATGTCCGTGACTTCGTTATCAGAAGAGAAGTTACCAAGGGTGAAAAGACCTACACTAAGGCTCCAAAGATCCAAAGATTGGTTACTCCACAAAGATTGCAAAGAAAGAGACACCAAAAGGCTTTGAAGGTTAGAAACGCTCAAGCTCAAAGGGAAGCTGCTGCTGAATACGCCCAATTGTTGGCTAAGAGATTAGCTGAAAGAAAGGCTGAAAAGGCTGAAGTTAGAAAGAGAAGagcttcttctttgaaggCTTAA